The sequence GGCCGTTGGCGCCCTCCACCACGATCTTGGCGCGGATCTGCGCGGCGTTTTCCTGGGTGATCTGGTTTTCCATGGCGGCGGGCACCAGGATGTCCACCGGCAAGGTCAGCAGTTCTGCGCGGTCCATGGCCTCGCCGCCCTTGAAGCCGGCCACGGATTTGGTTTCGGCGACGTGCTTGACCAGCGCGTGGATGTCCAGGCCCCGGTCGTTCTTGATGGCGCCGTTGAGGTCGCTGACGGCGACGATGCGCGCGCCAGCCTCGTGCAGCAGCCGCGCGCTCTGGGATCCCACATTGCCGAACCCTTGCACTGCGACCCTGGCGCCGGTGAGGGGCTTGCCCAGGCGCTGCATGGCTTCCCGCGCCACGATGAGCACGCCGCGCCCCGTGGCCTCGTTGCGGCCCAGGGAGCCGCCGAGCCCCACAGGTTTGCCCGTCACGACGGCGTTTTCGGTACGCCGCACGTGCATGGAATAGGTGTCCATCACCCAGGCCATGGTCTGCGCATCGGTGCCCATGTCGGGAGCGGGCACGTCGCGGTCCGGCCCGATGACATCCATGATCTCGGCGACGTAGCGCCGCGTGAGGCGCTCCAGTTCCGCCTTGCTCAGTTTTTTCGGGTCGCAGATGATGCCGCCTTTGCCACCGCCGAAGGGCACGTCCACCACGGCGCATTTCCAGGTCATCCAGGCGGCCAGGGCCTTCACCTCGTCCAGGTTCACGCCCAGGTCGTAGCGGATGCCTCCCTTGGCCGGCCCGCGCGCGATGTTGTGCTGGACTCTATAGCCGGTGAAGACCTCCCAGCGACCATCGTCCATGCAGACCGGCAGGCTCACGATCATGGAGCGGGTGGGCGCCATGAACACCTGGAACAAGGTGTCGCCCAGGCCGTAAATCTGGGCCGCAGCGCGGAGCCGCGCCTGCATAGCCTCGAAAGGATTGTGGCTATGGATGTCTGACATGGAATTCTCCAACATTGATGGATGGACTAGTTGGCGGACGAGGATTCCGCGGGCAGTTCCAGCTCCGCGCCCTCTTTCCAAAGCCCTTCGAGGTTGTAGTGCCGGCGGGTCTCCTCGTCCATGACATGGATGATGAAATCGCCGAAGTCCAGCAGGATCCAGGTGCCGGTCTGCTCGCCTTCCCGCGAGATCACCCGGGTCCCCTTCGCTCGGAGCTGCGCCTCCACTTCATCGGCGATGGCGCGGTTCTGCCGGTCGCTGCCGCCGCTCATGAAGGCGAAGGTGTCCGTGAAACTCGCCAAGCCCGACACGTCCAAGAGTCGGATTTGAAAAGCCTTCTTGGACCGGGCAGCTTCCACCACAGTCAAAAGGCGATCCGTCAATGTCATCCAAGGCTCCCGTGCGTTAATTACCATAATAGTTTTCGGTGTCGATGGCAGCCATTACTTGCGGTTGCAGCCCTTCGACCGCCGTGGTCCGGTCCGGCCGGTCGCCCAGCCGCTGCCGCAGGGCGGAGGATGCATAGGGCAGTTCCGTGCCCGGCAGCCAGACGATTTCGCCGGGAGCGCCGGACCAGCGCTGCCTCTCGCGGTCTTTCAAGGTGTCCGGCAGCGCGCCTGGGAAACCCGGCCTGGGCGCGACCGCCACGGAGGCCAGCCCCATGATCCGGGCGAAGCGACGCCATTCCGGCAGCCCCGGCAATTGATCGCTGCCCAGCACAAGAATCCATTCGCCCTCAGGCTCGCGTGCGGACAGGGCCTCCAATGTATCCACGCAATAGCTCGTGCCGCCGCGTTCCAGCTCGGCCATCTCGATTCCAACGGCGCCCGGAAAGCCCTCCAGCGCGGCTCTCAGCAGGGCCAGGCGGGCGCCGGCATCGGGCCCCTCGACTTCAGGCTTGTGGGGTGAGACGGCGGTAGGCACAAATCGAAGCTGATCCAGGTCAAGGCATTGAAGCGCCAGCTCGGCAAGTTTCAGGTGCCCCAGGTGGGGAGGATTGAAGGCGCCACCCAGGAGTCCGATCCGCATCAGCCCACGGACTCTTTGGGCAGGACGGCGAGTGCGGCGCCGAGCTTGAACACCAGGGGCCTCAAGCCTTCGCCGGTGACGCCTGAAATCACGATGGGCTCCTGGCCCCGGGCGCGGCAAAGCGCTTCGAAACGCGCCAAGCGGTCCTCGTCCTGCAATGCGTCCAGTTTGGTGCCCACCAGCCATCTTGGCTTCTGGAAAAGCACTTCTGAAAAAGCGTTCAACTCGCCTTCAATGACTCGGATGGAATCCTCAGGCTCGCTCATGGGATCCGTGAGGTCCACGAGATGCAGCAGCATCCGAGTGCGCTCCACGTGGCGCAGGAACTGGATGCCGAGCCCCGCGCCCTTCGATGCGCCCTCGATCAGGCCCGGAATGTCGGCGATGACGAAACTGACCAGTTCGTCCACCTCCACCACGCCCAGCTGGGGTTCCAGCGTGGTGAACGGGTAGTTGGCGATCTTGGGCCGCGCGGCGCTGATGCGGCTTACGAGGGTGCTCTTGCCCGCATTTGGAAAGCCCGCCAGGCCCACATCCGCGATCATCTTCAGTTCGAGAGCCAGCGTGCGGGACTCGCCCTCCTCGCCCGGCTGGTGGTGCATGGGCACACGGTTGGTGCTGCTCTTGAAATTGTTGTTGCCGAGACCCCCGCGGCCGCCCCGGGCCACGCAGATGCGATCTTCAGGACTCAGCACCTCCGCCAGAACCTCGCCGCTGTCCGCATCCTTCAAGACCGTTCCCAGAGGCACGTCCAGGATGACGTCCACGCCGTCCCTGCCCTGGCGCCGGCCGCCCTCGCCGCTGGCCCCGCGTTCCGCCACGTATTCCCGCACGCTCCGGTAGAGGTTCAGGGTATTGAGGGACGGGTTCGCCACCACGAAGACCGAGCCTCCGCGTCCTCCATCCCCCCCGTCGGGGCCGCCCTTCTCCGCGAATTTCTCCCGTCTGAAGTGCGTGGACCCCGCCCCGCCGTGGCCGGCTTCAACCTTGAGCTGGACTTGATCTAGAAACATGGCGCCAGTCTTTGAAAAGCGAAAAAATGCGCGCGATCAAGAACTTGATCGCGCGCTGAGGATTTGATCACTGGACCGCGGAGGGCGGCTCCGGCTTCGTGGCCATCAATCCGTCAATCCATCAATCCTCGATGGGATCCACATGGATGAAACGGCCGTGCTGGCCGCGGTCCTGGAAGCGGACTTTGCCTTCGATGGTGGCGAAGATCGTGTGGTCCACGCCGATGCCCACCCCTTTGCCGGGATGGAACTGGGTGCCGCGCTGGCGCACGATGATGGCGCCCGCGGTGGCGAGCTGGCCGCCGAAGAGCTTGGTGCCGAGGCGCTGGGAATGGGAATCACGGCCGTTGCGGGAAGAGCCGACGCCTTTTTTATGTGCCATGGAAATACCTCGTGATCAATCTGCGGGACTTGAGACTTAGGACTTGAGACTTGAGACTTGAGACTTTTAGGCCTTGATGCCCTTGATGCGGACTTCGGTGAAGCCCTGGCGGTGGCCCTGGGTGCGCTGGTAGGTGGTGGTGCGCTTCTTCTTGAAGATGATCACCTTCTTGGCGCGGTCATGGCGGATCACCTCGGCCTCGACGGTGGCGCCCTTTACGGTGGGCTGGCCCACGGTGATCGAATCGCCCATCGCCACCAGCAGGACCTTGTCGAAGCTGACGGCCTGCTTGGGTTCCTTCTCCAGCAATTCCACGCGGAGGACATCGCCCTCGGCCACGCGGTATTGCTTGCCACCGGTCTGGATGACTGCGTACATGAAAACCTCGAAATATGACTGGCTTGCGGGCGGCGATCCGTCGGATGCACTTGTTGAGCCCGGTACCTAGCAGGTCAACCAGAATGCCAAAGAATGGCTGATGGGGCAAGGGAAAATCTGGTTCGCCACACCCGATTGGGTTGCTTGGAACCGCCCAGATGGGATGATGGCCCCATGGCAAACGACTTCCAGAACTTTCTCCAGCAGCTCGAAGCCAGGGGGGAATTGCAGCGGATCGCAGTGGAAGTGGATCCCTACCTCGAGATGGGCGCCATCGCCGACCGCGTTTCAAAGCAACCCGGCGGCGGCAAGGCGCTGCTCTTCGAGAACCCCAAGGGCCATGCCATGCCCGTGGTGATGAATGCGTACGGCTCCACCATGCGCATGGCCGTGGCCCTCGGAGTCGAAAAGGAGGCCCGCGGCCTGGACGCCATCGCGGACCGGATTGAAAAACTGATCCAGGAGGCCATGCCCAAGCCGGGGCTCGGGTTTTTCGACAAGCTTGCGAAGCTCCCCATGCTCGCCGAAGTGGGCAATTGGATGCCGAAGACCGTCCGCAAGGGAATCTGCCAGGAAATCGTCTGGCAGGGAGCAGAGGTGCAGCTTTCCAAGCTACCCGTGCTCACCACCTGGCCTGAAGACGGCGGCCCTTTCATCACCCTGGGCTTGAGCCACACCCGCAACAAGGAGACGGGCCATCGCAACATGGGCCTCTACCGCCTGCAGGTGTTCGATGACCGGACCCTGGGCTTCCACACCCAGCTTCATCACGATGGCGCCCGGAACCGCCACGGGTACGACGACACGGAAAAAATGCCGGTGGCCGTGAGCTTCGGCGGCGACCCGAACCTGACCTACTGCGCCACCGCGCCCTTGCCGCCTTTCCTCTCCGAGCTGATGTTCGCGGGGTTTCTGCGGGGAAGCGGCATCGAGATGGTGAAGTGCATCACCAATGATCTGGAAGTCCCTGCGGATTCCGAGATCGTCATCGAAGGTTACGTGAATCCCCGCGAACTGCGCAACGAAGGCCCTTTTGGCGACCACACGGGCTACTACTCCCTGGCGGACGATTATCCCGTGCTGCACGTGGAAGCCATCACCATGCGCAGGAACGCCGTCTACCCCGCCACGATTGTGGGCCGCCCGCCCCAGGAAGACGCCTACCTGGGATTGGCCACCGAGCGCATCTTCCTGCCTCTGCTGCGCATGGTCCTGCCCGAGATCCGCGATATGCATCTGCCTGCTGCCGGCGGCTTCCACAATCTGGTGATCGTCTCGCTGAAAAAGGAGTATCCCGGCCACGCGCAAAAGGTCATGAGCGCCATCTGGGGCACGGGCCAGATCATGTTCAGCAAGTGCGTGGTGGTGGTGGACGAGGACATCGACCCCCACGATATGAATGAAATCCTGTTCCGCATCACCAGCAACGTGGATCCCCGCCGGGACCTGCTCTTCACCGAGGGGCCGCTGGATGTGCTGGACCATTCCTCGGACCGCTTCGCCTTCGGCAGCAAGGTGGGCATCGATGCCACGCGCAAGAACAAATCCTTCGATGACTTCAAACGCGAATGGCCGAAAGATCTGGTTTTCCCCGCCGAAATCTTGGAGAAGATCACCGCGCGCTGGAAAGACTACGGGCTATGAGAAAAGGCCCCTTGCGGGGCCTTTTGCTGGTGCCACCTGGATCAGAAGCGGTACAAGGCCGCCACCTGCACGGCGCCGGCGGTCCGGTCCTCGTTTCCCTGCTGGAATTTCGTGGCCACGTACCGGGCTTCCACGCCAAAGGTGGGATTGAAGTTGAATCCCATCCCGGCGGCCGCGCCCGCCTTGCTGCTGGTGCTGGTGGAGCGCTCGCTCACGGTGGTGCCAGCAACCTGCACGGCGAAGTCGTACTCGGCCTTCCATCGGTGCCAGGCGAGGCCGGCGGTGAGGTAGAAGCCGCCTTCCTTTCCCCCGAAATCGTAAATGTAATCAAGGCCGAGGGAGGCGTCGCTGACTTTGGACTTTCCTGAAGCAGAGCTGCCAAAGCCGATATCCGCGAAGGCGCTGTTCTCCGGGTAGACCACGTAGTCCAAGCGGGGCCGCAGCCGATGGCCGTCCCCGAAATCGATGGTCATGTGGGCGCCGCCCCCGAAGCCTACTTTGCTGTCGGCGGCCTCCTTCAAGTCCCCCATGGGGACGTTCCCGTGGATCTGGAGGCCATAGCGCACCTCCTGGGCCCGGAGCGCCGAGGCGGCGCCAGAAAGGGCCAACAAACCGCAAAATATCCGCATGGAAGAGGGCGTCATGGCTGCTCCAAAGATCAAGGCCGCATCAGACGGCCGTTCTCTAAGGAATGGCCGAAATCCAGCAAGAGTTCAAATAAAAAACGCCCCGCAGGGCGGGGCGTTCAGCGCAGAAGAGAAATTGCCTAGATGGCCGCGTGGTGCTGGCGCTCCTTGAGGCGCCCGGCCTTGCCGAGCTTGGCGCGCAGGAAGTAGAGCTTGGCGCGGCGGACTTTGCCGCTGCGGACCACTTCGAGCTTGTCGACGGTGGGGCTGTTCAACGGGAAGACGCGCTCGACGCCCACTCCGCCGGAGATCTTTCGCACCGTGAAGCTGGTGCGCATGCCGCCGCCTTTGATCCCGATGACGAGTCCCTGGAAGATCTGGATGCGCTCTTTCTCGCCTTCCTTCACCTTCACGTGGACCTTCACCGTATCGCCCGGGGCGATCTTCGGGAGGTCTTTCCGGACCAAGCCTGCTTCGAGTTTGTCGATGATGTTCATGGATGCTCCAAAGGGCTCAGCGGTCCAGTTCCTTCTTGGAATCAGCGGACATGAGACACGAAAGCTCCGCGTTGCGGAGTCCACCAGTGTATCGAAACCCATGGGGAATGAAAGCCCTAATTGGTCCAATTCCCCTTCCAACCCTTGGGTTTGGGCTGGTCCCAGGTTTCGGGATGCTCCACTTGCCACGCGCACCACTGCTCTGCCCGGCCCAGGTGTCCCAAGCGTTCCGCGATGTAATGGCTCCAAAGGTCCGGCCTCAGCGCCTTGGTCCGCGCCATGGCTTCGCGCAAGCGCCAAAGGCGGATGGCTTCGTGGTTGCCGCCCTGCAGGATTGCCGGGACCTCCCGCCCCTCGAATTCCGCGGGCCGCGTGAAATGCGGGTGGTCCAGAAGGCCCTGGGCGAAGCTGTCTTCCGAGGCGGATCCATCGTTTCCCAGGACTCCAGGCAGCCAGCGGCAGACGGCATCAATGAGGAACAGCGCGGGGAGTTCGCCGCCGCTGAGCACCGCTTCCCCGATGCGCAGTTCCTCATCCACGTAGAGGTCCACCGCCCGTTGATCCAAGCCTTCAAACCGGGTGCACACCAGGATCAATTGATCGAATCGGGTCAATTCGAGCACCTTCGAATGGTCCAGGGACGGCGCCGCCGGGCTGAAGTGGATGACCCGGCTCGAAGCCCGGCGCGGCACCGAGGCGAGGGTGTCCCGCAGCACGTCCGGGCGAAGCACCATCCCCGGCCCGCCCCCGAAAGGCGCTGAATCCACGTGCCCGAAGGTGTTGCCGGAATAGGGCCGATAGCTATGGGTATGCAGCTCATGGCCCAGGTCCCGGAAGGCCCGGCCCGTCACCCCGAGCCGGGCCAATTCGAAACATTCAGGGAGGAGGGTGAGGGCGTCGATGAGCATCAGCCAAGCCTGCCCGCGATCCAATGCCAGATGCCCTGGATGGCTTGGATGGCCTCCCGGATGAAGAAGGCGAAATAGATGGTGGCGAACAGGGAGCCGCCGAGTCCAAGCCACAGCAGGAAGAGCCACTCCTCCACGAGGGCCAACCCGAGCAGCACGAGGCTGATGGCGGGGAGCACGTTGGCCATGGGCAAGGGCAGCGGCAGGAGGGCCAGGAAGGCTGTCCACGCCACGGCGAGGCCAAGCAGCCTCTGGTTCGGTCGACGGCGGGGGGCTGTACGCTTGCCCAAACGGAGCATTCCAGCCTCGACCTTGGCCAGGAACTCCTTGATCCGGCCTCGTCTCATTTCATGCTTCTGGGCCCATCTCGGCAGCCAGGGGTGGGGCGATCCCCAGGCCATCTGGAGGCCGATGCCCAGGGTCGCGAAAGAGATCCCATTGGCCACCCCCGGGATGAAGGTCACCAGGGCCAGCAGGAGCAGCGTGAGGCCATAGACTTGTTCGCCCGCCTGGTCCAGCAATTCGCCGATGGAAACCGTACCGTCTTCCTGGAGAAGGCGATCCAGGGC comes from Holophagaceae bacterium and encodes:
- a CDS encoding exopolysaccharide biosynthesis protein, with protein sequence MTHTGSVDGRSPLFQALDRLLQEDGTVSIGELLDQAGEQVYGLTLLLLALVTFIPGVANGISFATLGIGLQMAWGSPHPWLPRWAQKHEMRRGRIKEFLAKVEAGMLRLGKRTAPRRRPNQRLLGLAVAWTAFLALLPLPLPMANVLPAISLVLLGLALVEEWLFLLWLGLGGSLFATIYFAFFIREAIQAIQGIWHWIAGRLG
- a CDS encoding Glu/Leu/Phe/Val dehydrogenase translates to MSDIHSHNPFEAMQARLRAAAQIYGLGDTLFQVFMAPTRSMIVSLPVCMDDGRWEVFTGYRVQHNIARGPAKGGIRYDLGVNLDEVKALAAWMTWKCAVVDVPFGGGKGGIICDPKKLSKAELERLTRRYVAEIMDVIGPDRDVPAPDMGTDAQTMAWVMDTYSMHVRRTENAVVTGKPVGLGGSLGRNEATGRGVLIVAREAMQRLGKPLTGARVAVQGFGNVGSQSARLLHEAGARIVAVSDLNGAIKNDRGLDIHALVKHVAETKSVAGFKGGEAMDRAELLTLPVDILVPAAMENQITQENAAQIRAKIVVEGANGPTTPEADPILLENGILVVPDILANAGGVTVSYFEWVQNRLGFYWREREVNERLVEYMTHAFHSVFATTDKYKTNPRLGAYILALDRVSQAMHYRGFYA
- a CDS encoding menaquinone biosynthesis decarboxylase; translation: MANDFQNFLQQLEARGELQRIAVEVDPYLEMGAIADRVSKQPGGGKALLFENPKGHAMPVVMNAYGSTMRMAVALGVEKEARGLDAIADRIEKLIQEAMPKPGLGFFDKLAKLPMLAEVGNWMPKTVRKGICQEIVWQGAEVQLSKLPVLTTWPEDGGPFITLGLSHTRNKETGHRNMGLYRLQVFDDRTLGFHTQLHHDGARNRHGYDDTEKMPVAVSFGGDPNLTYCATAPLPPFLSELMFAGFLRGSGIEMVKCITNDLEVPADSEIVIEGYVNPRELRNEGPFGDHTGYYSLADDYPVLHVEAITMRRNAVYPATIVGRPPQEDAYLGLATERIFLPLLRMVLPEIRDMHLPAAGGFHNLVIVSLKKEYPGHAQKVMSAIWGTGQIMFSKCVVVVDEDIDPHDMNEILFRITSNVDPRRDLLFTEGPLDVLDHSSDRFAFGSKVGIDATRKNKSFDDFKREWPKDLVFPAEILEKITARWKDYGL
- the trmD gene encoding tRNA (guanosine(37)-N1)-methyltransferase TrmD, coding for MLIDALTLLPECFELARLGVTGRAFRDLGHELHTHSYRPYSGNTFGHVDSAPFGGGPGMVLRPDVLRDTLASVPRRASSRVIHFSPAAPSLDHSKVLELTRFDQLILVCTRFEGLDQRAVDLYVDEELRIGEAVLSGGELPALFLIDAVCRWLPGVLGNDGSASEDSFAQGLLDHPHFTRPAEFEGREVPAILQGGNHEAIRLWRLREAMARTKALRPDLWSHYIAERLGHLGRAEQWCAWQVEHPETWDQPKPKGWKGNWTN
- the rplU gene encoding 50S ribosomal protein L21; translation: MYAVIQTGGKQYRVAEGDVLRVELLEKEPKQAVSFDKVLLVAMGDSITVGQPTVKGATVEAEVIRHDRAKKVIIFKKKRTTTYQRTQGHRQGFTEVRIKGIKA
- a CDS encoding outer membrane beta-barrel protein produces the protein MTPSSMRIFCGLLALSGAASALRAQEVRYGLQIHGNVPMGDLKEAADSKVGFGGGAHMTIDFGDGHRLRPRLDYVVYPENSAFADIGFGSSASGKSKVSDASLGLDYIYDFGGKEGGFYLTAGLAWHRWKAEYDFAVQVAGTTVSERSTSTSSKAGAAAGMGFNFNPTFGVEARYVATKFQQGNEDRTAGAVQVAALYRF
- the rpmA gene encoding 50S ribosomal protein L27; translated protein: MAHKKGVGSSRNGRDSHSQRLGTKLFGGQLATAGAIIVRQRGTQFHPGKGVGIGVDHTIFATIEGKVRFQDRGQHGRFIHVDPIED
- the obgE gene encoding GTPase ObgE → MFLDQVQLKVEAGHGGAGSTHFRREKFAEKGGPDGGDGGRGGSVFVVANPSLNTLNLYRSVREYVAERGASGEGGRRQGRDGVDVILDVPLGTVLKDADSGEVLAEVLSPEDRICVARGGRGGLGNNNFKSSTNRVPMHHQPGEEGESRTLALELKMIADVGLAGFPNAGKSTLVSRISAARPKIANYPFTTLEPQLGVVEVDELVSFVIADIPGLIEGASKGAGLGIQFLRHVERTRMLLHLVDLTDPMSEPEDSIRVIEGELNAFSEVLFQKPRWLVGTKLDALQDEDRLARFEALCRARGQEPIVISGVTGEGLRPLVFKLGAALAVLPKESVG
- the rsfS gene encoding ribosome silencing factor, whose amino-acid sequence is MTLTDRLLTVVEAARSKKAFQIRLLDVSGLASFTDTFAFMSGGSDRQNRAIADEVEAQLRAKGTRVISREGEQTGTWILLDFGDFIIHVMDEETRRHYNLEGLWKEGAELELPAESSSAN
- the nadD gene encoding nicotinate (nicotinamide) nucleotide adenylyltransferase produces the protein MRIGLLGGAFNPPHLGHLKLAELALQCLDLDQLRFVPTAVSPHKPEVEGPDAGARLALLRAALEGFPGAVGIEMAELERGGTSYCVDTLEALSAREPEGEWILVLGSDQLPGLPEWRRFARIMGLASVAVAPRPGFPGALPDTLKDRERQRWSGAPGEIVWLPGTELPYASSALRQRLGDRPDRTTAVEGLQPQVMAAIDTENYYGN
- the rplS gene encoding 50S ribosomal protein L19, producing the protein MNIIDKLEAGLVRKDLPKIAPGDTVKVHVKVKEGEKERIQIFQGLVIGIKGGGMRTSFTVRKISGGVGVERVFPLNSPTVDKLEVVRSGKVRRAKLYFLRAKLGKAGRLKERQHHAAI